Proteins encoded by one window of Dyella humicola:
- a CDS encoding class I SAM-dependent methyltransferase yields the protein MTQNIYDNQDFFDSYSRLNRSIEGLDGAPEWPVLRELLPNLRDTNVVDLGCGYGWFCRWAREQGAKHVLGLDVSEKMLEQARALTADEAITYEQADLEMVDLPAASCDLAYSSLAFHYVEDLSWLWKNVYRALVPGGRMVFSIEHPIYMASMHPGWIEGACGRKVWPVDSYQAEGRRVTDWLGKAVVKQHRRIGSLLNLLIKAGFSIAHVEEWGPTEAQVTSRPELAEEKERPMMLLVAADR from the coding sequence ATGACGCAGAACATCTACGACAACCAGGACTTCTTCGACAGCTATAGCCGTCTTAACCGCTCGATCGAGGGGCTGGATGGCGCACCGGAATGGCCTGTTCTAAGGGAGCTCCTGCCGAACCTGCGAGACACCAACGTGGTGGATCTCGGCTGTGGTTACGGCTGGTTTTGTCGTTGGGCTCGAGAGCAGGGGGCGAAGCATGTGCTCGGCCTGGATGTGTCAGAGAAGATGCTCGAGCAGGCACGGGCACTGACCGCGGACGAGGCCATCACCTACGAACAAGCCGATCTGGAGATGGTGGACCTGCCCGCAGCCAGCTGTGACCTGGCCTATAGCTCACTGGCGTTCCACTACGTCGAGGACCTGTCCTGGTTGTGGAAGAACGTTTATCGCGCCCTGGTACCGGGAGGTCGGATGGTCTTCTCCATCGAGCATCCGATCTATATGGCGTCCATGCATCCGGGATGGATCGAAGGCGCCTGCGGTCGCAAGGTCTGGCCCGTCGACAGCTATCAGGCGGAAGGGAGGCGAGTCACGGACTGGCTCGGCAAGGCTGTCGTCAAACAGCACCGCAGGATCGGTTCGCTGCTCAATCTCCTGATCAAAGCCGGGTTTTCCATTGCCCACGTCGAGGAGTGGGGGCCGACCGAAGCGCAAGTCACCTCGCGTCCGGAGCTCGCCGAGGAAAAAGAGCGCCCGATGATGTTGCTGGTGGCGGCGGACCGATAG
- a CDS encoding transferrin receptor-like dimerization domain-containing protein: MTRLKMRPLLTVACLLATCGSAMASGEEGHGDGGMLGFTPFGANDQRSLEQRFDAQLDPADQRAWLKQMSSEPNQVGAPHDKANAEFMLAKFREWGWDAHIETFSVLYPTPKKVALELQGPHPYTAKLSEPAVDGDATSGIKEGVLPPYNVYGGDGDITAPLVYVNYGMPDDYKELARRGIDVRGKIVITRYGGGWRGLKPKLAQEHGAVGCLIYSDPRDDGYGEGDTYPNGGWRPADGVQRGSVADMQQYPGDPLTPGIGSAPGAKRLALKDAKTILKIPVLPISYADATPLLQSLTGPMAPSGWRGSLPLTYHVGPSAAPVHMTVLSDWGQKPVYDVIATITGSTEPDQWIVRGNHHDGWVFGAWDPLAGNVALMAEAKAIGALYKEGWRPKRTLVYASWDGEEPGLLGSTEWAETHAKELQQKAVLYLNSDTNGRGFLNAGGSHSLQNLVNQVAAGVSDPETKVSVRERMRARMLVQGSSKQANPGEKDDAKLAAQGGDLPIEALGSGSDFSAFLEHLGVASLDLGFSGEDDNGGIYHSRYDSFDHYARFGDPTFEYGVALSKVAGHIVLRTADASIVPMRFGDFSDTLDRYVAELHQLVDSTRTDTQEQHQLLDQHAFELAADPARPVAPPARDSDMADINLAPLDQAAKQLKQSAQAYDVAYNERASTGFDMPEAQQRQLNALMGKMEQALGDPAGLPTRPWFKHMIYAPGMLTGYGVKTVPGVREAIEARRWNEANQYAVVTAKVLDRYRAQLDQLTALLKKTS, from the coding sequence ATGACTCGATTGAAGATGCGGCCGCTGCTGACGGTGGCCTGCCTGCTGGCGACATGTGGCAGTGCCATGGCAAGTGGCGAAGAAGGTCACGGTGACGGCGGCATGCTTGGGTTTACCCCCTTTGGCGCCAATGATCAGCGCAGCCTCGAGCAACGCTTCGACGCCCAGCTCGACCCCGCCGACCAGCGCGCCTGGCTCAAGCAGATGTCGTCCGAGCCGAACCAGGTGGGCGCGCCGCACGACAAGGCGAATGCCGAGTTCATGCTGGCGAAGTTCCGCGAATGGGGTTGGGACGCGCATATCGAAACCTTCAGCGTGCTGTATCCCACGCCGAAGAAGGTCGCACTGGAATTGCAGGGCCCGCATCCCTACACCGCCAAGTTGAGCGAGCCGGCCGTGGATGGCGATGCCACCTCGGGCATCAAGGAGGGCGTGCTGCCGCCGTACAACGTGTATGGCGGTGACGGCGACATCACGGCGCCTCTCGTCTATGTCAACTACGGCATGCCCGACGATTACAAAGAGCTGGCCCGCCGCGGCATCGACGTGCGTGGAAAGATCGTCATTACGCGCTATGGCGGTGGCTGGCGTGGGCTCAAGCCCAAGCTGGCGCAGGAACACGGCGCCGTAGGCTGCCTGATTTATTCCGATCCGCGCGATGACGGCTATGGCGAGGGCGATACCTATCCGAACGGTGGCTGGCGTCCGGCCGATGGCGTGCAGCGGGGTTCGGTCGCGGATATGCAGCAATATCCGGGCGATCCGCTGACGCCGGGCATTGGTTCGGCGCCGGGCGCCAAGCGACTGGCGCTCAAGGATGCAAAAACCATCCTGAAGATTCCGGTGCTGCCGATTTCCTATGCGGACGCCACGCCGCTGTTGCAGTCGCTGACCGGGCCGATGGCGCCGTCGGGCTGGCGCGGTTCCCTGCCGCTGACCTACCACGTGGGCCCAAGCGCGGCTCCGGTACATATGACGGTGCTGTCGGATTGGGGGCAGAAGCCCGTGTACGACGTGATCGCCACCATCACGGGCTCCACCGAGCCCGACCAGTGGATCGTGCGCGGCAATCATCATGACGGCTGGGTGTTCGGCGCATGGGACCCGCTGGCTGGTAATGTCGCCCTGATGGCCGAAGCGAAGGCCATTGGCGCTTTGTACAAGGAAGGCTGGCGGCCGAAGCGCACCCTGGTCTACGCCAGCTGGGACGGGGAGGAGCCGGGCCTGCTCGGATCGACCGAATGGGCCGAAACGCATGCCAAGGAGTTGCAGCAGAAGGCCGTGCTTTACCTCAACTCCGATACCAACGGCCGTGGTTTCCTGAATGCCGGCGGCAGTCACTCGCTGCAGAATCTGGTAAACCAGGTCGCGGCTGGCGTGAGCGACCCGGAAACCAAGGTCAGCGTGCGCGAACGCATGCGCGCCCGCATGCTGGTGCAAGGCAGCAGCAAACAAGCCAATCCTGGGGAGAAGGACGACGCCAAGCTGGCGGCGCAGGGCGGTGACCTGCCGATCGAGGCCCTGGGTTCGGGTTCGGACTTCAGCGCCTTCCTTGAGCATCTGGGCGTCGCCTCGCTCGACCTTGGCTTCAGCGGCGAGGACGACAACGGCGGCATCTACCACTCGCGCTACGATTCATTCGATCACTACGCGCGCTTTGGTGATCCGACCTTCGAGTACGGCGTGGCCTTGTCCAAGGTAGCCGGCCACATCGTGCTGCGCACGGCTGATGCCAGCATCGTGCCGATGCGCTTCGGCGATTTCAGCGACACGCTGGATCGTTACGTGGCCGAGTTGCACCAGTTGGTCGACAGCACCCGCACCGACACTCAGGAGCAGCACCAGTTGCTCGATCAGCACGCGTTCGAGCTGGCCGCTGATCCAGCGCGTCCCGTGGCGCCGCCGGCGCGCGATTCCGACATGGCGGACATCAATCTCGCTCCGCTGGATCAGGCCGCCAAGCAGCTGAAGCAGAGCGCACAGGCCTACGACGTGGCGTACAACGAACGCGCCAGCACTGGCTTTGACATGCCCGAGGCACAGCAGCGCCAGTTGAATGCGCTGATGGGGAAGATGGAGCAGGCCTTGGGCGACCCGGCTGGCCTGCCCACGCGTCCGTGGTTCAAGCACATGATCTATGCGCCGGGCATGTTGACCGGCTATGGCGTGAAGACCGTGCCCGGCGTGCGTGAAGCGATTGAAGCGCGTCGCTGGAATGAGGCCAATCAATACGCAGTCGTTACCGCCAAGGTACTCGACCGTTACCGTGCGCAACTCGACCAACTGACGGCGTTGTTGAAAAAGACGTCGTAA
- a CDS encoding GyrI-like domain-containing protein, with amino-acid sequence MEHRIVTLPSFTVVGMDHLVRGSVDGIGQLWQRFIPREHEIVGRAEPDAAYGVCSLLTDGSARYVAGLPVYADASPPAGMVKFDVPAQKYVVFTHRGTAPQIGDSFQAIHSRLLAKLGLRASAGVEFERYDARFIGPDDPNSETDLYIPIE; translated from the coding sequence ATGGAACATCGGATCGTGACGTTGCCGTCGTTCACCGTGGTTGGCATGGATCACCTGGTGCGAGGTTCGGTCGATGGCATTGGCCAGCTGTGGCAGCGCTTCATTCCACGCGAACACGAAATCGTCGGTCGCGCGGAGCCGGATGCCGCCTATGGCGTATGCAGTCTTTTGACGGACGGCAGCGCGCGCTACGTAGCTGGCTTGCCCGTATATGCTGATGCATCGCCACCCGCGGGCATGGTGAAGTTCGACGTGCCGGCGCAAAAATACGTGGTGTTCACGCATCGCGGCACGGCGCCGCAGATCGGCGACAGCTTCCAGGCCATCCATTCGCGCCTGCTTGCCAAGCTGGGGCTGCGCGCCAGTGCTGGCGTGGAATTCGAACGCTATGACGCGCGCTTTATCGGGCCGGACGATCCGAACTCGGAAACCGACCTCTACATTCCCATCGAATGA
- a CDS encoding YybH family protein yields MVAVVGLQSSIPHRTPDAEESIMHRQLPIAAAMLLCIFALPSQASDSGTDQANTCWRKAFRASDADATAACYAADAIMWPPGGSMAMGTKAIRDSYARFFADNKVTNVDLKRLGEKTVGTDSVGWGTYSITYTPKAGGTPKSESGRYTELSRQIEGRWVYVVDHASNEPPPASVPKP; encoded by the coding sequence ATGGTCGCCGTCGTTGGGCTGCAATCCTCAATACCCCATAGAACACCCGACGCGGAGGAATCGATCATGCACCGACAATTGCCCATCGCCGCAGCCATGCTGCTGTGTATCTTTGCGCTTCCCAGTCAGGCATCCGACTCCGGCACCGATCAGGCGAATACGTGCTGGCGAAAGGCGTTTCGCGCCAGCGACGCGGATGCGACTGCCGCCTGTTACGCAGCCGACGCCATCATGTGGCCACCAGGCGGGTCGATGGCCATGGGCACCAAGGCCATCCGTGACAGTTACGCAAGGTTCTTCGCCGACAACAAGGTGACGAATGTCGATCTCAAGCGACTCGGCGAAAAGACAGTAGGTACTGACTCGGTCGGCTGGGGCACGTATTCGATTACCTACACGCCCAAGGCTGGGGGTACGCCTAAATCCGAAAGCGGGCGTTATACCGAGCTGTCTCGACAAATTGAGGGCCGCTGGGTCTATGTTGTCGATCACGCATCCAACGAGCCGCCGCCAGCCAGCGTTCCAAAGCCTTGA
- a CDS encoding DUF3147 family protein, with product MLWIMTKYFITAAIVVAVSEVAKRSDRAGALLASLPLVTLLALTWLYIERQPAEKIANHAWYTFWYVVPTLPMFLAFPRLFSRFGFWPALGLSAVITIVCFALFAWAVRPWGIKLM from the coding sequence ATGCTCTGGATCATGACCAAGTACTTCATAACTGCCGCCATCGTGGTGGCTGTCTCGGAAGTCGCCAAGCGCAGCGACCGGGCAGGTGCCCTCCTGGCATCGCTGCCCCTCGTGACGTTACTGGCGCTGACTTGGCTTTACATCGAAAGGCAGCCGGCGGAGAAGATTGCCAACCATGCCTGGTATACCTTCTGGTACGTGGTGCCGACCCTGCCGATGTTCCTGGCGTTCCCCCGGCTCTTTTCGCGATTCGGGTTCTGGCCGGCACTCGGCCTGAGCGCGGTCATCACCATCGTATGCTTTGCCTTGTTTGCCTGGGCTGTCCGCCCATGGGGAATCAAGTTGATGTGA
- a CDS encoding cysteine hydrolase family protein yields MARIKLSCERGRSIELDTARTALGCIDFQADFVLPEGRAGALGLPIDALMAAIPAAQRALSAAREAGMLVFFTRECYAPDLSDLNTFRRQNDLAIGSPGPLGRFLVKGEKGTEIIPDVSPSEREPVIDKAGFSAFHQTTLDTVLRVRGIDTLLLMGYTTQCCVASTLRHAVDLGYACVLLADACAAYDPADHEASIRVMYSEGDNFGWVSDSERLADALHSISH; encoded by the coding sequence TTGGCCCGCATCAAGCTTTCCTGCGAGCGTGGACGCTCGATCGAACTGGACACAGCGCGCACCGCACTCGGCTGCATCGACTTCCAGGCCGATTTTGTATTGCCAGAGGGTCGTGCAGGAGCCCTGGGCTTGCCCATCGATGCACTGATGGCGGCCATACCTGCCGCCCAGCGTGCGCTGTCCGCGGCTCGTGAGGCTGGCATGCTCGTGTTCTTCACCCGTGAGTGCTATGCGCCCGACCTGTCCGATCTCAATACGTTTCGCCGTCAAAACGATCTGGCCATTGGTTCGCCCGGGCCTCTGGGGCGCTTCCTGGTGAAGGGCGAGAAGGGGACCGAGATCATTCCCGACGTGTCCCCCTCGGAGCGGGAGCCTGTCATCGACAAAGCGGGGTTCAGTGCCTTCCATCAAACGACCCTGGATACCGTATTGCGCGTGCGTGGCATCGATACCCTGTTGCTGATGGGCTATACGACGCAATGCTGCGTCGCGTCGACGTTGCGCCACGCCGTCGACTTGGGCTACGCCTGTGTTCTTCTGGCAGATGCTTGCGCGGCCTATGACCCCGCAGATCACGAGGCTTCCATACGCGTGATGTATAGCGAGGGCGATAACTTTGGCTGGGTCAGTGATTCAGAACGTTTGGCTGATGCCCTGCACTCGATCAGCCATTGA
- a CDS encoding VOC family protein yields the protein MQFIPYLNFDGQCREAFDFYAAALHGKVTTRMTYGESPMAGELPSEFHGRVMHSQLESAGGVLMGADGPPNSPPQKGFVNILVDTPDEAERAFKALAVGGDVGMDMHETFWAHRFGMLTDRYGKAWMVNCLRTPGG from the coding sequence ATGCAATTCATTCCGTACCTCAACTTCGACGGTCAGTGCCGTGAAGCCTTCGATTTCTACGCCGCCGCACTTCATGGCAAGGTCACTACGCGCATGACCTACGGCGAATCCCCCATGGCTGGCGAGTTGCCGTCCGAGTTCCATGGTCGCGTCATGCATTCGCAGCTGGAAAGCGCGGGCGGCGTCCTGATGGGCGCCGACGGTCCGCCCAACAGCCCGCCGCAGAAGGGCTTCGTGAATATCCTGGTCGACACGCCCGACGAGGCCGAGCGCGCATTCAAGGCCCTGGCCGTGGGCGGAGACGTGGGCATGGATATGCATGAAACGTTCTGGGCCCATCGCTTCGGCATGCTCACGGATCGCTATGGCAAGGCGTGGATGGTCAATTGCCTGAGGACGCCGGGCGGCTGA
- a CDS encoding UBP-type zinc finger domain-containing protein, producing MTTHCSHLPTIQHVTPSARGCEECLKSGGVWLHLRICRTCGHVGCCDDSPNRHATRHFHQTQHPIIEGYDPPEGWGWCYVDEVMFDLRDRMTPQLGPIPRYY from the coding sequence ATGACGACCCATTGCAGCCATCTCCCCACCATCCAGCATGTCACGCCTAGCGCGCGTGGTTGCGAGGAATGCCTGAAGTCCGGTGGCGTCTGGCTTCATCTGCGCATCTGTCGCACTTGCGGACACGTGGGCTGCTGCGACGATTCACCGAATCGGCATGCGACCAGGCATTTTCATCAGACGCAGCATCCGATCATCGAAGGCTACGATCCGCCGGAGGGCTGGGGCTGGTGTTACGTCGACGAAGTCATGTTCGACTTGCGCGACCGCATGACGCCGCAGCTCGGTCCGATTCCACGCTACTACTGA